The following are from one region of the Arcobacter defluvii genome:
- a CDS encoding PAS domain-containing protein — protein MKNSFSLKISFLVGVLTFIVALMVGFYSNYISTQQLEVNSGESLLKLSKRVNDILDREMLERFREIRFAASLPIMTDENSSINEKRELIQKIKDNYNHHEWIGYALLDGTVEVGTNGYLEGKNVKARPWHPNGLNGPYIGDVHDALLLAKLLPNNSGEAIYFSDVAFPVINKNGKTLGVLCTHLTWQWTRDVIRSIQQEHGVEIFLLSKDGLILVGPENTERANISDISLNVAQLLKTDEESFKILNWNNNVKYLTASSVSKGFEEYKGFSWKVIVRQPVDEAFKIAHKNTSLILLISVFLGILGAIIGIIISNKISKPLNKLNQIVDDITNNKEVKFLKNVSNDEIGKLHNALENLYKNLIEESKDKKNAQIKVELSLKIFEQALEGIIICDKNNNIILVNRAFTQITGYELNDIYGKNPSILNSGLQNQEFYENMWNRLRKDGKWDGHLKNKRKDGTIYDEYLKISTLKDRKDEIVNYLATFNSGF, from the coding sequence ATGAAAAATAGTTTTAGTTTAAAGATTTCATTTTTAGTAGGAGTTTTAACTTTTATAGTTGCTTTAATGGTAGGATTTTATTCTAATTATATATCAACACAACAACTTGAAGTAAATTCAGGTGAATCATTGCTTAAGTTATCAAAAAGAGTAAATGATATTCTTGATAGAGAGATGTTAGAAAGATTTAGAGAAATCAGATTTGCTGCATCTTTACCAATAATGACAGATGAAAATAGTTCAATAAACGAAAAAAGAGAATTGATTCAAAAAATCAAAGATAATTATAATCACCATGAATGGATAGGTTATGCACTTCTTGATGGAACAGTTGAAGTTGGAACAAATGGTTATTTAGAAGGTAAAAATGTAAAAGCTAGACCTTGGCATCCAAATGGTTTAAATGGTCCTTATATTGGCGATGTTCATGATGCTTTATTATTGGCTAAATTATTACCAAATAATAGTGGTGAAGCTATTTATTTTTCTGATGTGGCATTTCCAGTTATAAATAAAAATGGTAAAACACTTGGTGTTTTATGTACACATTTAACTTGGCAATGGACAAGAGATGTTATAAGAAGTATTCAACAAGAGCATGGTGTAGAAATCTTTTTATTATCTAAAGATGGATTGATTTTAGTAGGACCTGAAAATACTGAAAGAGCTAATATCTCAGATATATCTTTAAATGTAGCTCAATTACTTAAAACAGATGAAGAATCTTTTAAAATTCTAAATTGGAATAATAATGTTAAATATCTAACTGCAAGTAGTGTAAGTAAAGGATTTGAAGAGTACAAAGGTTTTTCTTGGAAAGTAATAGTTAGACAACCAGTTGATGAAGCTTTTAAAATAGCTCATAAAAATACAAGTTTAATTCTTTTAATAAGCGTATTTTTAGGAATTTTAGGTGCGATAATTGGAATTATAATATCAAATAAAATCTCAAAACCACTTAATAAGTTAAATCAAATAGTAGATGATATTACTAACAATAAAGAAGTAAAATTTTTGAAAAATGTTTCAAATGATGAAATAGGAAAATTACATAATGCTTTAGAAAATTTATATAAAAATTTAATTGAAGAATCTAAAGATAAAAAAAATGCGCAAATTAAAGTAGAATTGTCATTAAAAATATTTGAACAAGCTTTAGAAGGGATTATTATTTGTGATAAAAACAACAATATAATCTTAGTAAATAGAGCTTTTACTCAAATTACAGGATATGAATTAAATGATATTTATGGAAAAAATCCATCAATATTAAATTCTGGTTTACAAAATCAAGAGTTTTATGAAAATATGTGGAATAGGTTAAGAAAAGATGGAAAATGGGATGGACATCTGAAAAATAAAAGAAAAGATGGAACAATTTATGATGAGTATTTAAAAATCTCAACTCTAAAAGATAGAAAAGATGAAATTGTAAACTATTTAGCCACATTTAATAGCGGGTTTTAA
- a CDS encoding NifS family cysteine desulfurase, whose amino-acid sequence MEVYLDNNATTIVDPKVYEEMKPFFCDIYGNPNSLHKFGAGTHPKMVEALNFLYEGINAADEDDVIVTANATESNNTVLKGIWIDKILNGDKKHIITSEVEHPSITAVCKFLESQGVSVTYLPVNEEGVLEASLVKDFIKEDTALVSIMWANNETGKIFPIKEIGAICKEAGVPFHTDATQAIGKIPVDVQDCNVDYLSFSAHKFHGPKGVGGLYVRKGFSLTPLLHGGEQMGGLRAGTVDVASMVGMGWAMKLATSTMAIAYEKNHVSKLRDKLEAAILELPETIVIGGKENRTPNTTLISFRGVEGESMLWDLNQAGIGASTGSACASEDLEANPVMNAFGSDSELAHTGVRFSLSRFNTEEQIDYAIDVIKKAVTRLRAISSSYAYAPSCHKSGL is encoded by the coding sequence ATGGAAGTTTATTTAGATAATAACGCAACAACAATAGTAGATCCCAAAGTTTATGAAGAAATGAAACCATTTTTCTGCGACATATATGGAAATCCAAATTCATTACACAAATTTGGAGCTGGAACTCATCCTAAAATGGTTGAAGCATTAAATTTTTTATATGAAGGTATAAACGCAGCTGATGAAGATGATGTAATCGTTACAGCAAATGCAACAGAAAGTAATAATACTGTTTTAAAAGGTATTTGGATAGATAAAATTTTAAATGGTGATAAAAAACACATTATAACAAGTGAAGTAGAACATCCATCTATTACTGCTGTTTGTAAATTTTTAGAGTCTCAAGGTGTAAGTGTAACTTATTTACCTGTAAATGAAGAGGGTGTTTTAGAAGCTTCTTTAGTTAAAGATTTTATAAAAGAAGATACAGCTTTAGTATCAATTATGTGGGCAAATAATGAAACAGGAAAAATATTCCCAATCAAAGAAATAGGAGCAATTTGTAAAGAAGCAGGAGTTCCATTTCATACAGATGCAACTCAAGCTATTGGAAAAATTCCAGTTGATGTTCAAGACTGTAATGTAGACTATTTATCATTCTCAGCTCATAAATTCCATGGACCAAAAGGTGTTGGTGGTTTATATGTAAGAAAAGGTTTCTCTTTAACTCCTTTACTTCACGGTGGTGAGCAAATGGGTGGATTAAGAGCTGGAACAGTTGATGTGGCTTCAATGGTTGGAATGGGATGGGCTATGAAATTAGCAACATCTACTATGGCAATTGCTTATGAAAAAAATCATGTTAGTAAATTAAGAGATAAATTAGAAGCAGCAATTTTAGAATTACCTGAAACAATTGTTATTGGTGGAAAAGAGAACAGAACTCCAAATACAACTTTAATCTCTTTTAGAGGTGTAGAGGGTGAATCAATGCTTTGGGATTTAAATCAAGCAGGAATAGGTGCAAGTACAGGAAGTGCATGTGCCTCTGAAGATTTAGAAGCAAATCCAGTTATGAATGCTTTTGGAAGTGATAGTGAATTAGCTCATACAGGAGTTAGATTTAGTTTAAGTAGATTTAATACTGAAGAGCAAATAGATTATGCAATAGACGTTATTAAAAAAGCAGTTACTAGACTTAGAGCAATTTCAAGTTCTTATGCTTATGCTCCATCGTGTCATAAGTCTGGATTATAA
- a CDS encoding iron-sulfur cluster assembly scaffold protein, with the protein MAKNSLISGSIWDEYSNQVVNRMNNPKHQGEITEEKAAELGAKLIVADFGAESCGDAVRLYWAVDENTDKILESKFKSFGCGTAIASSDVMAELCIGKTVDEAVKITNIDVEFALRDTPDVPAVPPQKMHCSVMAYDVIKKAAAEYKGVDMESFEEEQIVCECARVSLATLKEVIKINDLKTVEEITDYTKAGAFCKSCIKPGGHEAKDIYLVDILKDVRAEMEHNKLKTAADASAAGELTFDKMTLVQRIKTIDSVLDSDIRPMLVMDGGNMEIIDIKENLPHYDIYIRYLGSCSGCSSGSTGTLFAIESVLQQKIDENLRVLPI; encoded by the coding sequence ATGGCAAAAAATAGTTTAATAAGCGGATCGATTTGGGATGAATACTCAAATCAAGTTGTAAATAGAATGAACAACCCTAAACATCAAGGGGAAATTACTGAAGAAAAAGCTGCAGAACTTGGAGCAAAATTAATTGTTGCAGATTTTGGAGCGGAATCATGTGGTGATGCTGTAAGACTTTATTGGGCAGTTGATGAAAATACAGATAAAATTTTAGAATCAAAATTTAAATCTTTTGGTTGTGGTACTGCAATCGCATCATCTGATGTTATGGCTGAATTATGTATTGGAAAAACAGTTGATGAAGCTGTAAAAATTACAAATATTGATGTTGAATTTGCATTAAGAGATACTCCTGATGTTCCAGCTGTTCCACCTCAAAAAATGCACTGTTCGGTTATGGCTTATGATGTTATCAAAAAAGCAGCAGCTGAATACAAAGGTGTTGATATGGAATCTTTTGAGGAAGAGCAAATCGTTTGCGAATGTGCAAGGGTTTCATTAGCTACTTTAAAAGAAGTAATCAAAATCAATGATTTAAAAACTGTTGAAGAAATTACAGATTATACAAAAGCAGGAGCTTTTTGTAAATCATGTATTAAACCAGGTGGACATGAAGCAAAAGATATCTATTTAGTAGATATTTTAAAAGATGTTAGAGCTGAAATGGAACATAATAAATTAAAAACAGCAGCAGATGCAAGTGCAGCTGGTGAATTAACATTTGATAAAATGACATTAGTTCAAAGAATTAAAACTATTGATTCAGTTTTAGATTCAGACATTAGACCAATGTTAGTTATGGATGGTGGAAATATGGAGATTATTGATATCAAAGAAAATCTACCACATTATGATATTTATATCAGATATTTAGGTTCTTGTTCAGGATGTTCGTCTGGAAGTACAGGAACTTTATTTGCAATTGAATCTGTATTACAACAAAAAATTGATGAAAATTTAAGAGTTTTACCAATCTGA
- a CDS encoding LysE family translocator has product MEIEIYLQSFFILAFAHFLALISPGVDFFIIINSTIKNGKRAGIIVAFGIAIANLVYILLALFGIMFIKDNLFIFNFLKLSGCVYLFYISYYLFKSKRKNLFENVSKNRKVDNHLSSFFKGFLSAILNPKNFIFYFSMFSITFQNNTPFFIQTIYGLWMFFAVLIWDVFIVYILNLKKIKQLFNRYIYLIEKISAVFLTFVALMIIYKI; this is encoded by the coding sequence ATGGAAATAGAGATTTATTTACAAAGTTTTTTTATACTTGCTTTCGCTCATTTTTTAGCTTTGATTAGTCCTGGAGTTGATTTTTTTATTATCATTAATTCAACTATAAAAAATGGTAAAAGAGCTGGAATAATAGTAGCTTTTGGAATTGCCATTGCAAATTTAGTTTATATACTTTTAGCTCTTTTTGGAATTATGTTTATAAAAGACAATCTATTTATTTTTAACTTTTTAAAACTTTCAGGTTGTGTGTATCTATTTTATATTTCATATTATTTATTTAAATCAAAGAGAAAAAATTTGTTTGAAAATGTATCAAAAAATAGAAAAGTTGACAATCACCTATCAAGTTTTTTCAAAGGCTTTTTAAGTGCCATTTTAAATCCTAAAAATTTTATCTTTTATTTTTCTATGTTTAGTATAACATTTCAAAATAATACACCTTTTTTTATTCAAACTATTTATGGTTTATGGATGTTTTTTGCAGTTCTAATTTGGGATGTTTTTATAGTTTATATTTTAAATTTAAAAAAAATAAAACAACTTTTTAATAGATATATTTATCTAATAGAAAAAATCTCTGCAGTTTTTCTTACGTTTGTAGCTTTGATGATAATTTATAAAATATAA
- a CDS encoding AraC family transcriptional regulator, with protein sequence MNKTLYFSYEKLDFLELRYSISNQCYKQHIHNSLSIGAILDGQRIYTNKNKTITLEKNQLAIINPNTIHSCNSSSKIVNKIYMLYLDKNWCFELQKSIFPNINEFIPFSNEILKNKTLYKKFITLCELLFSNALILEKESCIIDFFCSLYTKYNKNIQIELKTSEKIENIILYMKNHLKEDISLNCLSKEFNLSTFYIIKLFKKELNISAHSYFINLKIEFAKELLKKGFSIVETALECGFFDQSHFHRNFKKIVAITPKEYQDNFIQ encoded by the coding sequence ATGAATAAAACACTATATTTTAGCTATGAAAAATTGGATTTTTTAGAACTTAGATACTCAATATCAAATCAATGTTATAAACAACATATTCATAATAGCCTTTCAATTGGTGCAATACTTGATGGACAAAGAATCTATACAAATAAAAATAAAACTATAACTTTAGAAAAAAATCAACTAGCTATCATAAACCCAAATACTATTCATAGTTGTAACTCCTCTTCAAAAATTGTAAATAAAATTTATATGTTATATTTAGATAAAAACTGGTGTTTTGAGCTTCAAAAAAGTATATTTCCAAACATAAATGAGTTTATTCCTTTTTCAAATGAAATATTAAAAAATAAAACTCTATATAAAAAGTTTATAACTCTTTGTGAATTACTATTTTCAAATGCTTTGATTTTGGAAAAAGAGAGTTGTATTATTGACTTTTTTTGCTCTTTATACACAAAATATAACAAAAATATACAAATAGAGTTAAAAACCAGTGAAAAAATTGAAAATATCATTTTATATATGAAAAATCATCTAAAAGAAGATATTAGTTTAAATTGTTTATCAAAAGAGTTTAATCTATCAACTTTTTATATCATAAAACTTTTCAAAAAAGAACTTAATATTTCAGCTCATTCATACTTTATAAATCTAAAAATTGAGTTTGCAAAAGAGTTACTAAAGAAAGGTTTTTCCATAGTAGAAACTGCCCTTGAATGTGGCTTTTTTGACCAAAGTCATTTTCATAGAAACTTCAAAAAAATAGTTGCAATTACTCCAAAAGAGTATCAGGACAATTTTATACAATAA
- a CDS encoding AAA domain-containing protein, translating into MEIAKLKELCLNQAQFYYEYVKKYSENNEKSIDKVVSIKYQKDSSPKLYEIKLEKAIYDFEKTYYKNNQTNEYYFNKKDILIKEYDEKNRLLYVQVLNPDIEFEKIKSDDFFVVTDLLFLIKNLIEWYEKNSHKLTFDDKLTFDLKPNLEILKDTKLNQNQIEAVSSIFKNSYSYIWGPPGTGKTKAVLSTALINYITSNKKVLIVAPTNIALEQILFGVLENTEKLQIQNEKILRIGIPSKDFFDKYSEVCETKGIERVLESLENEINILSRVIKYREGRIISEDLEKILEHFSKLQENKIKIIKLENEKEYLQPLINLLTLPLKAYHFSNNSRMIKDAIKKHEKNYCINYDEKLIEENRLKEVVNIDCIRKELENKDEKIKKINQENFEILTLCKKIIKSEKIYNEIFKDLTQTNLDEKQLQINQKISQLNLWCKRSLESIKTLVMQTNDELINQALDIHHKNFDDKKLKEKLAFLIDEKDLLIEQSTKQRVKNSLVIAMTIDAYIQYTINENIEVNHIFCDEAGYMSTIKALSLFKSNSSITFLGDHMQLPPVSEIKTDDINSYKKSFLWSQSALFFETLFLKNSVEEIYFDFTNNTTPKFEKTSQVNLLSTHRFGKNLAQILNKFVYKFGFESALNIDTNLFFIDSNSNVDEAIERSSLEEVIIIKELVKKFEGKSFVILTPYKKQVKLLKEHLGRKYFENIMTIHKSQGSEWDNVIFSVVDDSNSGKRRMFFTNTINENFKGLNLINTVVSRTKKRLIIVANEDFWIKQKDTQLIGNLIFNSKKVIA; encoded by the coding sequence ATGGAAATAGCAAAGTTAAAAGAACTATGCCTAAATCAGGCACAATTTTATTATGAATATGTAAAAAAATATAGTGAAAACAATGAAAAAAGTATAGACAAAGTTGTATCTATAAAATACCAAAAAGATAGTTCACCAAAACTCTATGAAATAAAACTCGAAAAAGCTATTTATGATTTTGAAAAGACTTATTATAAAAACAATCAAACAAATGAATATTACTTTAATAAAAAAGATATTTTAATCAAAGAGTATGATGAAAAAAATAGGCTTTTGTATGTTCAAGTTTTAAATCCTGATATTGAATTTGAAAAGATAAAAAGTGATGATTTTTTTGTTGTTACTGATTTACTTTTTTTGATTAAAAATTTGATTGAATGGTATGAAAAAAATTCACATAAACTTACTTTTGATGATAAATTAACTTTTGATTTAAAACCAAATTTAGAGATTTTAAAAGATACAAAACTAAATCAAAATCAAATTGAAGCTGTAAGTTCTATATTTAAAAATTCTTATTCTTACATTTGGGGACCTCCTGGAACTGGAAAAACAAAAGCTGTTTTATCAACTGCTTTGATAAACTATATAACTTCAAATAAAAAAGTTTTGATTGTTGCTCCAACGAATATTGCCTTAGAACAGATACTTTTTGGAGTTTTAGAAAATACTGAAAAACTTCAAATCCAAAATGAAAAGATTTTACGAATAGGAATTCCTTCAAAAGATTTTTTTGATAAATATAGTGAAGTTTGTGAAACAAAAGGAATAGAAAGAGTTTTAGAATCACTTGAAAATGAGATAAATATATTAAGTAGAGTGATTAAATATCGAGAAGGTAGAATAATCAGTGAAGATTTAGAAAAAATCTTAGAGCATTTTTCAAAACTTCAAGAAAACAAAATAAAAATTATAAAACTTGAAAATGAAAAAGAGTATCTTCAACCTTTGATAAATCTTTTAACTTTACCTTTAAAAGCTTATCATTTTTCAAATAATTCAAGAATGATAAAAGATGCGATTAAAAAACATGAAAAAAATTATTGTATAAATTATGATGAAAAACTTATTGAAGAAAATAGATTAAAAGAAGTTGTAAATATAGATTGTATTAGAAAAGAGTTAGAAAATAAAGATGAAAAGATAAAAAAAATAAATCAAGAAAACTTTGAAATATTAACACTTTGTAAGAAAATAATAAAAAGTGAAAAGATTTATAATGAGATATTTAAAGATTTAACTCAAACAAATCTAGATGAAAAACAACTTCAAATTAATCAAAAAATATCCCAATTAAATCTTTGGTGCAAAAGAAGTTTAGAATCAATCAAAACTTTAGTAATGCAGACAAATGATGAGTTGATAAATCAAGCTTTAGATATACATCATAAAAATTTTGATGATAAAAAATTAAAAGAGAAATTAGCTTTTTTAATCGATGAAAAAGATTTATTGATTGAACAAAGTACAAAACAAAGAGTAAAAAATAGTTTAGTAATTGCAATGACTATTGATGCATATATTCAATACACAATAAATGAGAATATTGAAGTAAATCATATCTTTTGTGATGAAGCTGGATATATGTCAACAATTAAGGCTTTGAGTTTATTTAAGTCTAATAGTTCAATTACATTTTTGGGTGACCATATGCAGCTTCCACCTGTTAGTGAAATAAAAACAGATGATATAAACTCATATAAAAAGAGTTTTTTATGGAGTCAATCTGCACTTTTCTTTGAGACACTTTTTTTGAAAAATAGTGTTGAAGAGATTTATTTTGACTTTACAAATAATACAACGCCAAAGTTTGAAAAAACATCACAAGTAAATCTACTTTCAACTCATAGATTTGGAAAAAATTTAGCACAAATTTTAAATAAATTTGTTTATAAATTTGGTTTTGAGTCAGCTTTGAATATTGATACAAATCTATTTTTTATAGATAGTAATTCAAATGTAGATGAAGCAATTGAGCGTTCATCTTTAGAAGAAGTAATTATAATAAAAGAGTTAGTAAAAAAGTTTGAAGGAAAATCTTTTGTTATATTAACTCCATATAAAAAGCAAGTGAAACTGCTAAAAGAGCATTTAGGTAGAAAATATTTTGAAAATATTATGACAATACACAAATCCCAAGGAAGTGAATGGGACAATGTGATTTTTAGTGTTGTAGATGATTCAAATAGTGGAAAAAGAAGAATGTTTTTTACAAATACTATAAATGAAAACTTTAAAGGTTTAAATCTAATAAACACAGTTGTAAGTAGAACGAAAAAAAGATTAATCATTGTTGCAAATGAAGACTTTTGGATAAAACAAAAAGATACTCAATTAATAGGAAATCTAATCTTTAATTCGAAAAAAGTTATAGCTTGA
- a CDS encoding CBS domain-containing protein, with amino-acid sequence MFAIYNNGRVGFRSTVDNLYNLKNVDELDKTRFKPDEGLIQSFSNEEKEEQKKEFLNSYKKMANIDTLEPVYYIKDIMTRDVFSLDNKATIEDAYNFLKDNKITQAPIIDFGKKIIGMINKKIILNLLMEDIENIKSILNKKIEDIYLPEVITSEPLSEVRTVVKVMLDFKLEAIPIVDEDGILLGIVSQTNILKAVAHLPKLQLWS; translated from the coding sequence ATGTTTGCAATATATAATAATGGAAGAGTAGGTTTTAGAAGTACTGTTGATAATTTATATAATTTAAAAAATGTTGATGAATTAGATAAAACTAGATTTAAACCTGATGAGGGATTAATCCAAAGTTTTTCAAATGAAGAAAAAGAAGAACAAAAAAAAGAATTTTTAAATTCATATAAAAAAATGGCAAATATTGATACTCTTGAACCTGTATATTATATAAAAGATATTATGACTAGAGATGTTTTTTCATTGGATAATAAAGCAACTATTGAAGATGCGTATAATTTTTTGAAAGATAATAAAATTACACAAGCTCCAATTATTGATTTTGGGAAAAAAATAATTGGAATGATTAATAAAAAAATAATACTTAATTTACTGATGGAAGATATTGAAAATATAAAATCAATTTTAAATAAAAAAATAGAAGATATTTATCTTCCAGAAGTAATAACATCTGAACCACTTTCTGAAGTAAGAACAGTTGTAAAAGTGATGTTAGATTTTAAACTTGAAGCAATACCAATTGTTGATGAGGATGGTATTTTATTAGGAATTGTTTCTCAAACAAATATTTTAAAAGCAGTTGCACATCTTCCAAAATTACAATTATGGTCATAA
- a CDS encoding sulfite exporter TauE/SafE family protein: MDFLQEITTLWIIIFMITGFVAGYIDSIAGGGGMIQVPVLLYSGIPPIFVLATNKIASLFGTLMATIKYFLSKKISFRIVAIGLIPCLLASYIGSKLVMYIPDYVIKWAILIAIPIALFFLLKKSKSIAEENTKLTNKNIILATAPIGFYDGILGPGTGTYLTISMKKFLHLDYIIATASTKPLNLATNVGSAIAFIMAGKVLWMIAIPMAISNMLGSYVGSHFAIKGGEVFIKKVLIFVLIFMLIANIIKIILS; encoded by the coding sequence ATGGATTTTTTACAAGAAATAACCACTTTGTGGATTATTATTTTTATGATTACGGGATTTGTTGCAGGTTATATTGATTCTATTGCTGGTGGAGGAGGAATGATACAAGTTCCTGTTTTACTTTATAGTGGTATTCCTCCTATTTTTGTTTTAGCAACTAATAAAATTGCATCTCTATTTGGAACTTTAATGGCAACAATAAAATATTTTTTAAGTAAAAAAATATCATTTAGAATTGTTGCTATTGGTTTGATTCCTTGTTTATTAGCTTCTTACATTGGAAGTAAACTTGTTATGTATATTCCAGATTATGTTATAAAATGGGCAATATTAATAGCAATTCCAATTGCACTATTTTTTTTATTAAAAAAGAGTAAAAGTATAGCTGAAGAAAATACAAAATTAACGAATAAAAATATAATACTAGCAACTGCACCAATAGGGTTTTATGATGGTATTTTAGGACCTGGAACGGGAACTTATTTGACTATTTCTATGAAAAAGTTTTTACATTTAGATTATATTATTGCAACTGCGTCAACTAAACCTTTAAATTTAGCTACAAATGTAGGTTCTGCTATTGCTTTTATAATGGCAGGAAAAGTTTTATGGATGATTGCAATTCCTATGGCAATTTCAAATATGTTAGGTTCTTATGTTGGAAGTCATTTTGCAATTAAAGGTGGAGAAGTTTTTATAAAAAAAGTTTTGATTTTTGTATTAATTTTTATGCTGATTGCAAATATAATAAAGATTATTCTATCTTAA
- a CDS encoding GGDEF domain-containing protein, whose protein sequence is MVNIKELTKDTLFQLKEENIATTPEHYFIEFKKQAKLNNVNLKEFELFEKIKENLTEEEKKSSKLESFNDLANILIQRTSTEELKQLVEALNDILIPSVDFSFIEDIEEFILKILKDPKKLTSTDSISKLKELSKHRIDADRKVLKDKTDDIVKLTSLMSRYFDKTLSEGENSTEEILKIKDELINLNISNSSHRELKIVQKKLIDTIYKLENSIKENRKIITNSREKFEHLNKQIEDLQKELVLVKEEHQIDYLTNILNRRAYHQEVDKMEKKFSIFDADYAIVFYDIDHFKDINDKFGHSCGDLVLKSFAGILKDLTRKEDIIARYGGEEFIALINYQEEVEVQRYLKRVKKTIENCNFIYKDIEIKIKFSAGISYRNKYDSFLEAKKRADELLYEAKHKGRDKIIFDNGIEI, encoded by the coding sequence TTGGTAAATATTAAAGAACTAACAAAAGATACACTTTTTCAATTAAAAGAAGAAAATATCGCCACTACGCCTGAACACTATTTTATAGAATTCAAAAAACAAGCAAAATTAAATAATGTAAATTTAAAAGAATTTGAATTATTTGAAAAAATAAAAGAAAATTTAACAGAAGAAGAAAAAAAATCTTCAAAACTAGAATCTTTCAATGATTTAGCAAATATCTTAATACAAAGAACAAGTACTGAAGAATTAAAACAGTTAGTTGAAGCACTTAATGATATTTTAATACCTTCTGTTGATTTTAGTTTTATTGAAGATATTGAAGAATTTATCCTGAAAATTTTAAAAGATCCTAAAAAATTAACATCAACTGACTCTATTTCAAAATTAAAAGAACTTTCAAAACATAGAATAGACGCAGATAGAAAAGTTTTAAAAGATAAAACAGATGACATAGTAAAACTTACATCTTTAATGAGTAGATATTTTGACAAAACTTTAAGTGAAGGTGAAAATTCAACAGAAGAAATATTAAAAATAAAAGATGAGTTAATCAATCTGAATATATCAAATTCTTCACATAGAGAATTAAAAATTGTACAAAAAAAACTTATAGATACTATCTATAAATTAGAAAACTCTATAAAAGAAAATCGTAAAATTATTACTAATAGTAGAGAAAAATTTGAGCATTTAAATAAACAAATAGAAGATCTTCAAAAAGAGTTAGTTTTAGTTAAAGAAGAACATCAAATTGATTATTTAACTAATATTTTAAATAGAAGAGCTTATCATCAAGAAGTTGACAAAATGGAAAAGAAATTTTCGATTTTTGATGCAGATTATGCAATAGTTTTTTATGATATTGACCACTTTAAAGATATAAATGATAAATTTGGACACTCATGCGGAGATTTAGTTTTAAAAAGTTTTGCAGGTATTTTGAAAGATTTAACAAGAAAAGAAGATATTATTGCTAGATATGGTGGTGAAGAGTTTATCGCACTTATTAATTATCAAGAAGAAGTAGAAGTTCAAAGATATTTAAAAAGAGTAAAAAAAACTATTGAAAACTGTAATTTTATATACAAAGATATTGAAATAAAAATAAAATTTTCAGCAGGAATTAGTTATAGAAATAAATATGATTCTTTTCTAGAAGCTAAAAAAAGAGCCGATGAGTTACTTTATGAAGCTAAGCATAAAGGAAGAGATAAAATAATCTTTGATAATGGAATAGAGATATAA
- a CDS encoding hemerythrin domain-containing protein: MNTISEFLTTDHRCCDESFASLENSVAIQNWEEAKEKIQKFSFDLLHHFDMEEKVMFPTFEEKTGMTQGPTMIMTMEHNQMRQLLSVLENDIEKKDKNHFFGVSESLMMLMQQHNMKEEQMLYKMADAHLGSLVNSVIEKMKAL; encoded by the coding sequence ATGAATACGATTTCAGAATTTTTAACAACTGATCATAGATGTTGTGATGAAAGCTTTGCAAGTTTAGAAAATAGTGTTGCAATTCAAAACTGGGAAGAAGCAAAAGAAAAAATACAAAAATTTTCTTTTGATTTATTACATCATTTTGATATGGAAGAAAAGGTAATGTTTCCAACCTTTGAAGAAAAAACTGGTATGACTCAAGGTCCAACTATGATTATGACAATGGAACATAATCAAATGAGGCAACTTTTAAGTGTATTAGAAAATGATATTGAGAAAAAAGATAAAAATCATTTTTTTGGAGTTAGTGAAAGTTTGATGATGTTAATGCAACAACATAATATGAAAGAAGAGCAAATGCTTTATAAAATGGCTGATGCACATCTTGGAAGTTTAGTAAATTCAGTTATTGAAAAGATGAAGGCTTTATAA